A window of Gallus gallus isolate bGalGal1 chromosome 3, bGalGal1.mat.broiler.GRCg7b, whole genome shotgun sequence genomic DNA:
TCTGAGCAATGAAATCTGAACTGTTTGGCTACCCTGACAGCAGAATACACATGCCCAATCATTGATgacagtatttcttttaaataggtAAGTAATTCCATGCAGTTTGTTTCAGAGCAcagtaaaggaaaacacaacTAGTGTCAAGTTAGTCTCCTGAACAAATTAAGATTTATTTGAAGAATTTCTGCAACATCTCAGAAGATTTGGGTAACGATTAAGGCAGTTCTCCTCATTTGTTTCAGTAGAGGGAGCCAAATTTTCATCACAGATGCAGCAGTTACTTCAGACTTTCCCAGACAAGTTACTCTGGAAATGCTGTACAAGTACAGGCCTACACGCTGCCAAACTAGGTGCTAGCAAAGACCATAATCAACTATCAGCATTTCTGCAATTCAGAAGCTGTGTGAAGTTCCCCAAGTTGCAAACCGTGgtacaaacaggaaaaggagCATCAAGGAATAAGAACTGCAAGGATTCCCATTACctttttaagaaacagaattcAAATATTGAGAAACTACTCCAAGACCTTTAAAGTCCTTAGATCTGCTGTTATCCTTTGCAATAACAAGAATAACCCCACCAGCACCCACCCATTAATCACACGCACACACACTCATCAGgctcaaaatttatttttcatttcttgcacTTGAAGTACTCTTCGATGACATCTTTGGCCTGAGATTCCTTGCCATAATCCTGTAACACAAAACGACCCATTATACACACGAAGACCCATTCTGAAGTTTACATCCTACTTTTAAAAGAACAGCTAGTATTCTGACATGTAACCTCAAGAGAAACCACATCTACCAGTTGCTTTCCCTTGGTTTGCTAATAAATGGCTTTTAATATAGGATGATTCTATTTCATTTAAGCATATAACCCACTGGTGAAGATCCATCCAAGCAGACAATTTCTGCTAAAGGAAACCAAATATATCAATATGTAGAACAGTAACAATTACTGCAATACATGCAGAATTCATTACTGCTTATGGTGAAGATGTAGCCATCTCTTGGGACCTCAAAGACAAGAAATTTTCTTCAAGGCTCGTACTGTGGCTTTACTTTACCAGTAGTGTTTTAAAACATGCCCTGCAAAACACTTTCAAGTTGAGCAGAGATTATTAACTggtgttttttctcttattttctagTTAAAAGCTTGTCTTTAATGCTTACTGGCAAGAGAACATAAACAATCACGTATTGCTCATTTCCAGAATTAAAGGAGTATCATCTTACTTTGACAACCACACAACTGCAGCCCACAACTTTGCGAGGTTTCCCTTCTCTGTCGATCTTGCAGAGTCCTACCCATTCACCCAGCTTTTTGTTGTCATCAACCTGCATAAAACATTACATCACATTAGAACTGTTTATTTCTAACATAACTATATTGAATAAAAACTGCTGTACTCTCAGAGGTATTGGGTAACATATGGCTGCTTTCCTCACAAGTATCAGTAGAGGGAGCCAAAGTCTCATCATTGTACAGCTCTTATGCTTTTAATTTGAAGAAAACTCACATTAAGACCCTACACACACTCTATAGCCACTATTTAATGGCTTCTTTTAATGAGCTCTGTTTCTTCATACACAGCATAAAAATACACTTCGACTTTATACTTCAAACACATCTTTAACCATTATTACATCCATGGCTTTTACACTGTTCACCTAAGAATGCCATTAAACTGAAAAGTCATTGCTGCTGTCacaaattttgctttcataaaCCAGAATTACAGTACAGTGATCTCAAAGGTTCATCTTTTTATATTCTGAACCAAGTAGATCAGCTCACAAGTACAGTAACTTCCAGACTTGTGTCCCAAGTTCTGACACTCACCTTTATCAGGTTGATCTGGTGTTCTGCACAAAGTGCTTCAACTAGCTTTACATACATGGGCTCATCACAATTTGAAGCCAGGACACAGAGATGGGCTTGGCgccttaaaagaagaaaaggcaaatgTAACTTCAAATGCTGACCAATCCTCCTTAATAATCAAAACCAAGACAA
This region includes:
- the RPS12 gene encoding 40S ribosomal protein S12 isoform X2, translating into MDVNTALQEVLKTALIHDGLARGIREAAKALDKRQAHLCVLASNCDEPMYVKLVEALCAEHQINLIKVDDNKKLGEWVGLCKIDREGKPRKVVGCSCVVVKDYGKESQAKDVIEEYFKCKK
- the RPS12 gene encoding 40S ribosomal protein S12 isoform X1; this translates as MAEEGITAGGVMDVNTALQEVLKTALIHDGLARGIREAAKALDKRQAHLCVLASNCDEPMYVKLVEALCAEHQINLIKVDDNKKLGEWVGLCKIDREGKPRKVVGCSCVVVKDYGKESQAKDVIEEYFKCKK